Proteins encoded in a region of the Nitrospira sp. genome:
- a CDS encoding DUF2278 family protein yields the protein MPLKHYGVLKGKAIGAKRETEPKSPHYQVHIQAGTVEYRIAVNVKSQLSPSELLFLLDDDFQHSITAALPGLPVGFTPLRSQPGGPALDFIRGNLFNRLDMRLLPPNVPGPNNDLSDQIEHYVARAIQEPDAQIYAFGQRWGPEEQVPDKVFRFTPGNGIHDIHMNQGNVPPHTGDDGVWQDGALMFAFPGSHQWVAVFLAFQSQAWHTDDRTGHTSPDVSNPGPGPQPGPTEPDHLVRIVGALVNPIGPAPEQETVTLLNTSPESIDLTGWKIADRLKKTHTLSGVINPGSTLMITLPQDVQLGNKGGIITLLNNKGLKVDGVSYTARQAQKEGWTIVF from the coding sequence ATGCCACTAAAACATTACGGGGTGCTCAAAGGCAAAGCCATTGGCGCCAAGCGAGAAACCGAGCCCAAGTCTCCACATTACCAGGTTCATATCCAAGCGGGCACAGTCGAGTACCGGATTGCGGTGAATGTGAAATCCCAGCTCAGCCCGTCAGAGCTGCTGTTTTTGCTAGACGACGATTTCCAACACTCAATTACAGCCGCTCTACCTGGATTGCCCGTCGGATTCACACCGTTGCGGAGTCAGCCCGGGGGGCCTGCGCTCGATTTTATTCGCGGCAATCTGTTCAATCGCCTGGACATGAGGCTCCTTCCTCCAAATGTGCCCGGCCCAAATAACGATTTGAGCGACCAGATCGAGCACTATGTCGCCCGAGCGATCCAAGAGCCGGATGCGCAGATCTACGCGTTCGGCCAACGGTGGGGCCCGGAGGAACAGGTACCCGACAAAGTGTTCCGCTTCACCCCGGGTAACGGTATTCACGACATTCACATGAATCAGGGGAATGTTCCACCCCATACCGGTGATGATGGAGTGTGGCAGGATGGGGCCTTGATGTTTGCATTTCCTGGTTCTCATCAATGGGTGGCGGTCTTCCTGGCCTTCCAGTCTCAAGCGTGGCATACCGATGATCGCACTGGTCATACCAGTCCCGACGTGTCGAACCCCGGACCGGGACCGCAGCCCGGTCCTACGGAACCTGATCATCTCGTCAGAATTGTCGGCGCGCTGGTGAATCCGATCGGTCCCGCGCCGGAACAGGAAACCGTCACGTTGCTCAACACATCACCGGAATCGATCGACCTGACGGGATGGAAGATCGCCGATCGGCTCAAGAAGACTCACACCCTCTCTGGTGTCATCAATCCCGGCTCCACACTGATGATCACGTTACCCCAAGACGTTCAGTTGGGAAACAAGGGTGGGATCATTACCCTGCTGAACAACAAAGGCTTGAAGGTGGATGGCGTCTCGTATACCGCCCGGCAGGCACAAAAGGAAGGATGGACAATCGTGTTCTAG
- a CDS encoding peptidoglycan recognition family protein: protein MAIQWIGSPNRDKGREGFRPEAIVIHIMEGTLKGTDAWFSNEESGVSAHYGIGKEGQVHQYVGESDQAWHAGRIVSPTWGLLKPDLNPNLYTIGIEHEGHADTLWSDALYDASARLIDEICRRWAIPCNRDHIIGHREIRSDKTCPGFDVDLDKLVDMAIEFQRDPATFNFIKKPGVVKARVDLNIRELAPTTGTAVVRKIKKGRKLMYQGWTSNGMTVNGNAHWYKDSDDNYFWAGATERPIPGL from the coding sequence ATGGCTATTCAGTGGATCGGAAGTCCGAACAGAGACAAGGGACGAGAGGGATTCAGGCCCGAGGCGATCGTGATCCATATCATGGAAGGCACGCTCAAGGGCACCGACGCCTGGTTTTCCAATGAGGAGTCAGGAGTCTCCGCCCACTATGGGATCGGGAAAGAGGGACAGGTCCATCAGTATGTGGGCGAAAGTGACCAGGCCTGGCATGCCGGACGAATCGTCTCTCCGACTTGGGGCCTGTTGAAACCTGATCTTAATCCGAATTTGTATACGATCGGCATTGAACATGAAGGACATGCCGATACGCTCTGGTCCGACGCACTGTACGACGCCAGCGCTCGGTTGATCGATGAGATTTGCCGACGGTGGGCCATCCCCTGCAACCGCGATCACATCATAGGCCATCGGGAAATCCGCTCGGATAAGACGTGTCCCGGATTCGACGTCGATCTCGACAAGCTCGTCGACATGGCCATTGAATTCCAGCGTGATCCAGCGACGTTCAACTTCATCAAGAAACCGGGCGTCGTGAAAGCGCGCGTCGACTTGAACATTCGAGAACTGGCTCCCACCACCGGAACAGCGGTGGTCCGAAAGATCAAGAAGGGGCGGAAACTCATGTATCAAGGTTGGACGAGCAACGGGATGACCGTCAACGGGAATGCCCATTGGTATAAGGATTCCGATGACAATTACTTCTGGGCCGGAGCAACCGAGCGGCCGATTCCTGGACTCTAA